The segment CCCTGGACTCCCTTGAGCTAAGGCTAACACTTCAGTATTATTCAAAATTTCCCCTTGTCCTTGTTCGGTTAAAACTGTCTTTAAGTCTTCTTCAGACAATCGATAAAAAGGAATTTTTTGACAACGAGAAACTAAAGTAGCAAGCAAAGTATCGACACTAGGAGCCATTAAAATTAACGTTGCTTGTCCGGGTTCTTCTAAAGTTTTTAGTAACGCATTGGCTGCTGCTTCTGTCATCGATTGAGCCGCTTCGATAACTACTAAAGCACGGGATGCTTCTAAGGGAGGACGGTTAAGAAATCGAGTAATTTCCCGAATTTGTTCAATACGAATTTGAGGGGGAGCTTTGCGTTTTACCCCTAGTTTTTCTGCTTCTTGAGCCGTAATTAATTGCCCTTGATGTTGATAGGAAGGTTCCACCCACAATAAGTCAGGATGATTACCTTGAATAACTCGTTTTGATACTAATAGTTGTTGTTCAGGGGAAAGATTCAAAGACAGCAAAGCTTCGCTGAAACATTTAGCAGCTAAACTTCGTCCTATACCAACAGGTCCAACAAATAAATACGCGGTGGCAATACGATTTTTAGCGATCGCTTGTTGGAGGAGTTCTACTGCTTGAGGCTGTCCCCGTAATTGTCGAAAATAGTTGATACTCATCAAGATAACAACGGTTAAATCAATAAATTTATTAAATTAGGAATTTTCAATTTATGGCTCGTTATACGTCTTCTTATCTAGTGAATGCTTCCTTAAACGAAATTCCTACCGTTCTTGTTAACATTCTAGAATCCTGTGGATTTGAGCTAGTTTATCAAGCGGTTGATTATATGATGGCACGAGAAATTCCCGGCCAAGTTTCTTATTCTAAATTAGTGGTCATTGAAGTCCTCATTGATAGCACTAAAGCTAAGGCAAAGGAAGTTCCGATTACTTGGGTGGTCAAAAATGACGAATTACCGCTACAAATGAATAATCACTGTCAGCAACGATTTGAACAAATTCAACAGACTATTAGTGAAGATAAACAATGGCATCTGATCGCTTCTGTGGCTAATTAACGTTAGCTTAATGGCCTTAAAATTTACTCATATTCAATAGTATCATCGCCATATTCCATCATTGAAGGATCGATTAAGGTAATATCAAAAGGATCATTCGTTGGCATCGTCGGAGGATGATCAAATTGACGATATTGGTAGATCGCAAAGACTTGAGGTCCAAAAACCACTTCATCCCCATGTTTTAAGTCATGGCAGGGCTCTTTAACTCCATTAATGAGTAGTCCGTTGGCACTGGGTTTACGGTGACTGTCTCCATCGACAATTTGATAATAACTCACCCCTTGTGAGTCTTCTTTGCGGTATAACATGGCATGGTAGCGAGATACAAACTGAGAACGCAGACGGATATCACATTCTGGTGATCGACCTATCGTATAGGTCGATTTTCTTAAGAGAATCTGTTGTCTGCCTTTGTCGTCCTCAATAATTAAAAAATGCTCTTGTTTGGAGAGTAAAGGTTGGCCAGCCATCGCATTAAGGGGTTAAAATTAACACTCTTTAAGGACATTTAATATGAAATCGTATTAAACCCGTATACAAAGTCATCTTATTAATTTTATAGCACAACGCAGTATGTTCAAAACTTCTATTTTTAAATAATAGATGTAGAACGACTCGGTCTTTTTAAATGCCATCAAGAAATTCCCTGGGCATTTTGTGCTGTGCTTGATAGAGTAAAAATGTAGTTGTTTAGGTCTTAAACTATGATTGTTCTAAGGTAAATTGAATCTGTTGACCAAAAGAAATTTCTAAGGTATGACCATCTGGATCACGTAAATAAGCCCAATAACCAACAGGAGAACCCCAATCATTAGGACCATCGATTAAAATTCCCTCTGCTAAGGCTTGTTGGCAATAGGCATCGACCAGTTCTCGACTTTTTAGGGCAACCCCTAGATGAAAATTGGGCACAAGTTGGCTATTCACTTGAGGAGTTTTTACTAAAACAATCACAAAAGGCCGTGTTAAATCACTTATCCAAGCTACATCAACTTGCGTTGTTTCATCAACTCGACGATGGACAATTTTCATTGAGGCATATTTTTGATAAAAAGTAATACTTTTATCAATATTGGTTACTTCTAAAGCAATATGAGTTAACCCTAAATCAGACATTTTTTCCTCAATATAATCTCAAAAAACTATCTTGAATTAGCTACAGTCGCATCAGGAAA is part of the Rippkaea orientalis PCC 8801 genome and harbors:
- the holB gene encoding DNA polymerase III subunit delta'; translated protein: MSINYFRQLRGQPQAVELLQQAIAKNRIATAYLFVGPVGIGRSLAAKCFSEALLSLNLSPEQQLLVSKRVIQGNHPDLLWVEPSYQHQGQLITAQEAEKLGVKRKAPPQIRIEQIREITRFLNRPPLEASRALVVIEAAQSMTEAAANALLKTLEEPGQATLILMAPSVDTLLATLVSRCQKIPFYRLSEEDLKTVLTEQGQGEILNNTEVLALAQGSPGEAIAVHQQLQTIPLELRQKLQQLPSSILGALDLAKTISQELDTQAQLWLINYLQYYHWNQTRNKPLLEQLEKAHQALLSYVQPRLVWECLLINCVNLMK
- a CDS encoding FHA domain-containing protein, translating into MAGQPLLSKQEHFLIIEDDKGRQQILLRKSTYTIGRSPECDIRLRSQFVSRYHAMLYRKEDSQGVSYYQIVDGDSHRKPSANGLLINGVKEPCHDLKHGDEVVFGPQVFAIYQYRQFDHPPTMPTNDPFDITLIDPSMMEYGDDTIEYE
- a CDS encoding VOC family protein, translated to MSDLGLTHIALEVTNIDKSITFYQKYASMKIVHRRVDETTQVDVAWISDLTRPFVIVLVKTPQVNSQLVPNFHLGVALKSRELVDAYCQQALAEGILIDGPNDWGSPVGYWAYLRDPDGHTLEISFGQQIQFTLEQS